The Gossypium arboreum isolate Shixiya-1 chromosome 6, ASM2569848v2, whole genome shotgun sequence DNA window AACCTCCGTTCCCTGGCTAACTTAGACTAATGACAAAATgaatatgaaataagaaaaaaaaaaaaaaaagataagtaAAAATTTAAATGCGTACCGCTGGAACAACATCCATGGTTCAATAACTTACAAAGAGATCCCTTTTCTGCACTTGTCCCCCTTTATCAAAGGTAAGCTCTCGTCTCTCACAGGGACTAGCTTTGAATTCCAATGTATCAGCCCAAGCTTGAAGCAGATGTTATTTACTCAACTTTGCTTGGCTGCAAATGTTGGGATCTTCACATGGGTTATACTTAAAAGATGCACACCATGACTGTATCAAAATTCCCAAGGGGATAGTTTTAACTTGCATGGTATTCGGTTCCACTATGAGAATAAATGAAATAGCTTTCTGCACCACATTTTTGCCTACAAGATGGTAACGAATTTTGGAGCATCATTTCTTGGCCCTTCAAGAGATCTATACATGTATAATGTTTGAACACAGTCATCCACCTCTTCTTCATCAGCAGATCTAATCACTTCAACCACTAGGCGAGGCATAGCACGAGCAATCTGTTGGCAACCTTGGTGAGTTAGTCTACATGAAGACATCCAAAGAAACCTCATGTTGTAGTAGTGATGCAAACCAGAACAAAGAGCAGCATCTCCAAATGGACTATCTCTAATTTCGAGCTTTTGCAATTGTGGACAGCCCTCGAGTACATATTTAAGCGCCATGTCACTATCTCCAGCAAAAGCCACTGATAATGTGCGTACCAGTTTCCCATATCGTCCAATATAGTCAAAAGCTTTATCTGTCAGTAAACCAGAAACAGCAAGACGAGTGAGCTTCTTACAGTTCATAACAATGGCTCCAAAACCATCATCCATAGGTTCCCCCGTCACATGATCAGGCCTGTGGCGACCCATTATGCATAGCCGGAAAACAACTAAATCTGGACAGTTTCTGGACATTGCTATTACAGCTGCATTAGTCATCCTCTGGcagaaataaagaatagattgcAATTTCCGACAACCCTCAGAAATAGCTTGGAAGCCTACTTCAGAAACAGGACCATCACTATCCTCACGAGCATCAACAGGGAAAACCCGAAGCTCACGCAATTCCTTACATGTTGCAGCCACTGCTTGAAGTCCTTCATCGCATATTGAATCAAGGACCTGCATATCAAAAGCAAGGTAAGCTTTAAAGAACTAATTTCTTCACAAAGCCTTGTACAGAACAAAATATGAAACACATACCCAGAAAACCTGAAGCTTGTGGCAGTTGCTTATAATTGGCTTAAGCTGTTCGGCAGTAATGTTGGCGTAGCTGAAATTCAAAGATGTTAGATTCGCACAAATAGGGTAAATTGCAGGCAGATAATCCGGAATTATTTCCCTGAACCCAGAGAGACAAACTAAGGATTTGCAGGCAGCAAATGCGGTTACATAATCTGGTTCTTGATCACCTTGCCCTGCAACCTCTGATGGGCTAAAGGACCCTGTCCCAAGATGCGTGAGCTGCGGAGCTTGAACCAAAAGACGGTATAACTGCCCAATTGAAACATATCGATTTAGCCTAAGCTTCTTAAGTGAAGGAGACCTTGCCACCAACCTTTCTAATGCCTCAAAATTTATAGGGCATTCTACACAATCAAATATCAATGACTCGAGATGTGATTCACCCTCAGGAAAACACGATATCCAATCCGTCTCATCATCAGAAACCTCGGATTCAATCAGATCAAGCACCTTAAGCTGTCTGCAATTATAGAAATACATCAATCAAGTATCCATACAATTTTAacctcaaaaaaaaaattcattgttGCTTACAACATTTTTTCCCATCATCCAAACAATACCAGATCAAGATATAAACATAACAGATCTACAAACCCAAAGCATTAGATCAAACAAAATTTTCAGTAGAAATGCATAACATCTCTTTGCCTAATAGCCAATAAACCATAGATTAGTACTCTAAACATCTTAAACAGATCCAATCAACTCATTAATTATATacgcatagcattataatcatcaAAAAGGAAGAAAAACAAGAACAATACCTGCACTTGCTAACAAAAATGGCGAGGCCACTAGTTCCAAACCCATCACAGCAAACAAGAACAAGCTCCTTAAACCCTAAAAACGATTCAGCCAAAGTTGCTAGATCATCATCCGTCACGGACATACGCTTTAGATAAACTTTCTCCAACCAAGGGCAAGCCTTAGCAAAAGCCAGGACCCAAGGATTGAAATGGGCACCCCAATCGGGTGGCATAAGGTTAAAATCCGCGAACCTGGGCCTTCCTTTCAGATGAAGAGCTCTCACTCTAGTGAACCGAGCGGTAGCCCTAGCCGGCGAAACCGCATAGCAGTTCCCAATGAACAGCTCGGATCGGGTAAGCGCCTCAACCCGATACCACGACTTACACACCAATGAGGCAGAGTTCCGGTCCCGCCTCGACGTAAGGAAGTGAAGCACGTTTTCCAACACGTTCTCCAGAACCTGATCCGGGTACAGTGACTGAAACTCGGTATGACCCGAAACCGACCCGGTGACGATACAAGTCCGTGCCTTGTTGGAAGTGAAATCAAGATCTGACGGCGGAGATTGCTGCCTTTCGTCATCATCAGACATTTGCTCCGCCATCTAAAAAAAACCCAAAGTGgaataatacaaaaaaaaaaagtgatcttCTTCCCCTATAGAATGGATTGTTGGTTTCAATCGAATTAGCAACAGagcattgaaaaataaataaaaagttcaaTCTTTTAAAGCAAGAGAGAGAGGAAAAAGGAAGGAAAGGAgagtaaacataaaataaagggaGTGGAGAGTGAGAGTGGGGTTTGTTTCTCTTCTTAAATCTTAATATGACTGTGAGAGAGCATTGGGATTCTCCATGTTTTTAGCCTTTGCCTCTTCAACTCTTCTCTTTCATCTGTAAATATCCTATCCCTCCACACTTCTCCTCCATTATTTGGGGTGtgtttttttcccttttcttttttacAAGCTTTTgtctttttattctttatttttcttcaaaaAGAAAATGTAAATAAAATAGCTACTACTATGTTGTCTATGTATGTATATAGTATATACTGTTTTCTACTTTCTTCTTCCCTTTGTTGACTGGTTTTGACATTTATTTGGGTTTTCCTAGTTGAGTTTTACTATTAGTTTTTTTGAGTAAGTTGTACCtaaggtcactaaactattaataaatttatagttTAGTCACTTAACTtctaaaagttacaaaatagtcactgaactattcaaaaaaatttatttaagtcactgggttattaatttttttttaagccCAGGTTAGCAAGCTCCAAACAATGATTCGATGATTAGAATAATGGATCAATTGCCATTGATGAGTAAAGGAACATACATTATATTCAAGTTGATCTAACAAACAGTgtctaaaattgaataaaaaagttGTTTAAATTTGGATTTGCAAATTCATTACATTAAAAGTTtggttcataaaaaaaaaaactgaactgTAGAAGAGAAGGGAAATGAGAACTTGGTACAGGTGGTGCAAACAAAGAAACCcatacaataataattttaacaacCCAGAGGCTTAAATGAAGACTTTGGAATAAttcaatgactattttgtaactttttgaagttgagtgactaaaacgtaaatttactaaaaatttagTGACTTTGGATatagtttatttctttttttgtgttatatgaaaatagtgGCTTTAATTTCAGtcctttaatttttgaattaatcaattatagttttttttaattttgaaatttcaaagatCGACTCAAataatatcaattaaattcaTTAGGTTAAATTTTACTTTTAGTTGTGTATTTTTTATATCATTCATGTCCCTTTTACGGttcatatttgttatttttaaagtTGAACATACATTATCTGCTTTAAAATGTATTGTGTTTTATCATTACACCCAACACTTGTTGGTATTAGTAACATATTATGATAAGTAATGTATTTGTCGTATATTctccaatttaatcatttttagtttttctattttctatttttaaaattttaatcctaaCTCAAGTattaattgttaattttattaattaaaataatataaattttttatttagtatTACATTAAAATAGTTAACTAGCATTACGCTTGTGTTTTACAAAATCTAGCTATGCTGTTGCGCTGAATGCTTGTGTGAATCAGGAGTCTTACATAGTACAGGGACCTTGGCAGAGGCTTTGGAACTTGCCTCTTCTGCCCAAAGTAAAGGACTTTGCTTGGAGGTGTGGGCGCGGTATCGTTCCATGTAAGGCAGCTTTGGTGGCGAAAGGGTGTGACCTTGATCCTCAGTGCAATCGGTGTGGGTCGACTGAGACAATGGATCATGTTCTACTTTGTCCGAAGGCGGCTGAGGTATGGACTGTAGCGGGGTACGCCTTTAATTTTTCAACCTGTTATGATATGTTCCTGTTTGCACTTTCGCAATTAGCCAGCCTGAAACAGTAATGACATATCAGCGGCGGCCATTGTCCATTTTTCTGAAGCGTACTTGTATGATTGGGAGGAGGAACAATCTTTGTTTGGACGAAATGTCGATGGTTCCATGAGATGCAACTAGCTCCTTTTTGCGTGGCTTCTCGAGGTCGTTTGCCACGTGATTGGACCCGCAAGTCGGTGAGGCTATGTCTGTTCGAGAGGCCTTGTCCTGGATCAAGCATTGTGGCTTCACTAGTATCATCATTGAGTCGAATTGTTTAGAGGTAATCTTTGCCCTCCAATGTGGAAAATCTTATGCTTCTGAGTACGGTTTGATTCGAGGGGTTGTTTAAAATTGAGAGCTGAATTTCAACAGCTATCCTTTTAGTGGACTAATGGCTTGCTAATAAGGCAGCCCATCATTTAGCTAAGACAACTTTATATTATTCAGATCGTTATATTTATTACATTGTTCAGTTGTATATCAAACGCTTTAGTTAATAATGTTTTTTTGAGTTCTTCCAATGTAAGCGAGAGATTTTGGAATGGATGTTCGAGGAGAGTTTGTTGTCTTAAAGTGTAAAACTATCCCTTTTCTCATGAGTATACTTTTGACTTTGTTAATGAAGTGAttttatgataaaaaattaatcttTTTCTTATTAGTATTAATTTAACTCGTGACACTAACTAATTAGAAACTTTATaagtgtatataatatacatagaaAATAAAAGAGGACATTGATTTGAATGTACTAAAGTGCATTATTCTTCTATTTATAGTTTAAGAAAGAACTATGAGTAGTTCTAGACATTTCTTAAAAAAATAGATATTATCagaacttataatgagattatttaaaaaaataacacaCAAGTTACTATGTACTGAAagaaatttacaaattttaaaatgaaaggaaaatgattagattatgaattaataaAACAGTGATTATTCTGTACACATATCAGAAAAATGAAGGACCTAGTTTAAATTAATCCCTCGTAATTGAGGTCTCTTAACTCTATGCCTTTTCAACACCAAAATAAAAAGCACACCGTCCAATCGTGAAGCAGTAAACAGTTGTCAGTTAGCGAAGCTTCAAGGGGGACTACTGGAGGAAAAGGCTGACAGAGCCTACGTGGCATTGTTATTTCTTTTCTACTCCACGCTCTCCTCATACGCGTGCTCCTCACTTATAGACAACTCGCTTTCCGCAGTCTTTTCCATTTTTCCCTTTCCCCTTGACCTTGTTGTGTAGCTTACCGAACGAAGAAATTTATTACTTTTCGTATTGAccaattattttcattattttttattaatattttaataaatttattattgaattaacaGCAGAATTTTACTCGatatataattttgaattaatttgatttattttcatttgatcGAAATTACTTCTTcagataaatatattttaatattttaatattttctaatatcaacaatttaaataaaattaatttaacggCACACCcattatacatataaaaatataaaataaattttaattaataatgaaAAACTAAATGCAACAAGAgagaattttaataaaaaagttaTGAAAATATGTTTGTAGTGATTGAAGTAATGGAAGtgattttttttcattaatttattttccTCATACCAAATTAATCAGAGATATATTAGTGTAGATTTTAATTAGGCATAatgagttattttatttttaaattttattaaaaaatatcagtcttcaatttaatttttcgtgttttttaactcttaaatttatattgtttatcaaatcactaaaaattagatataaaagttaatgtttgttaattttattgatgTGGCAATTGTCGCGTGTATAATTACAtcagcaattaattatttttaaattttaaaattaaaaatatgaaaaatattttaaacctaaactctagaaaatattttaatttttaaaaagtaattaattGTTAATGTGGCAAACGTGACAATCCACGTTTATGCCATGTCAAAAATGTTAACAAAtgttaacttttttattttttgtaatttaacaaataatgcaagataaataataaaaaattaaataattaattaaaataaaatttttaaattagaggCCCAAAAATCATAATATCTTCTAATTATTCagacatatataatttaaaaagtggtaattgaattaaaaactatataaacaaaataactCTATTTTCTTAACATTTTGGTGTTTGCCAAGGTTAGCATCATTTGTCCTTTTAAGACTTTGGGTCTAATCTTTTCCacattgccttttttttttttttacttgttaggtaatattttaatcattatcaaactttttcaaaatccttttatttaagaaaaattatttgatatattattagtagtgtttttaaattttacaaataagttcAGGGATTAATAAGTGTTTTAAAAATacgtaaaatatattttttaaaacacataacaatttttaaaattacttgcGGAATAAAAAAATACACTAACCATATACCAAATACTAACCTTAATTTATTACTTCTTAGATAAATCACTAAAAGGAAAAGATGGTTCAACTATAAGTTAATACTAAAatatttgaatcaatttaatttttgaataaatatttatattttattgtatCTAAATAGTATATATCTTTACacttagtatttttttttttttgttgaaagaaaattgaaagaaatcAATTACATGAAACAACCATTGTCTTTATCCTTCTTTAACAAATTAATAACCTCCTTGAGAGCTTCATTGAAGACATGAAGATTGGACTTCCAGTTTAAACCGAATTTGGTGAGATGGTCTACCACTAAATTTTGAGCTCGTGGAATATATCTGACTCTCCACTTTCCTTCAGCCTTCATGATACATTGGGTCTTTCAGAGGATAGTAATCTTTACACTTAGTATTTAAATGCACTCTTAGTTCAAATAGTTCGTTTT harbors:
- the LOC108484014 gene encoding transport inhibitor response 1-like protein, producing MAEQMSDDDERQQSPPSDLDFTSNKARTCIVTGSVSGHTEFQSLYPDQVLENVLENVLHFLTSRRDRNSASLVCKSWYRVEALTRSELFIGNCYAVSPARATARFTRVRALHLKGRPRFADFNLMPPDWGAHFNPWVLAFAKACPWLEKVYLKRMSVTDDDLATLAESFLGFKELVLVCCDGFGTSGLAIFVSKCRQLKVLDLIESEVSDDETDWISCFPEGESHLESLIFDCVECPINFEALERLVARSPSLKKLRLNRYVSIGQLYRLLVQAPQLTHLGTGSFSPSEVAGQGDQEPDYVTAFAACKSLVCLSGFREIIPDYLPAIYPICANLTSLNFSYANITAEQLKPIISNCHKLQVFWVLDSICDEGLQAVAATCKELRELRVFPVDAREDSDGPVSEVGFQAISEGCRKLQSILYFCQRMTNAAVIAMSRNCPDLVVFRLCIMGRHRPDHVTGEPMDDGFGAIVMNCKKLTRLAVSGLLTDKAFDYIGRYGKLVRTLSVAFAGDSDMALKYVLEGCPQLQKLEIRDSPFGDAALCSGLHHYYNMRFLWMSSCRLTHQGCQQIARAMPRLVVEVIRSADEEEVDDCVQTLYMYRSLEGPRNDAPKFVTIL